The following proteins are co-located in the Callithrix jacchus isolate 240 chromosome 10, calJac240_pri, whole genome shotgun sequence genome:
- the ROBO3 gene encoding roundabout homolog 3 isoform X1, whose translation MLRYLLKTLLQINLFADSLAGDISNSSELLLGFNSSVAALNHTLLPPGDPLNGSRVEPEDAMPRIVEQPPDLLVSRGEPATLPCRAEGRPRPNIEWYKNGARVATVHEDPRAHRLLLPSGALFFPRIVHGRRARPDEGIYTCVARNYLGAAASRNASLEVAVLRDDFRQSPGNVVVAVGEPAVLECVPPRGHPEPSVSWRKDRARLKEEEGRITIRGGKLMMSHTLKSDAGMYVCVASNMAGERESAPAEVVVLERPSFLRRPVNQVVLADAPVNFLCEVKGDPPPRLSWRKEDGELPTGRYEIRSDHSLWIGHVSAEDEGTYTCVAENSVGRAEASGSLSVHVPPQLVTQPQDQIAAPGDSVAFQCETKGNPPPAIFWQKEGSQVLLFPSQSLQPTGRFSVSPRGQLNITAVQRGDAGYYVCQAVSVAGSILAKALLEVKGASLDGLPPVILQGPANQTLVLGSSVWLPCRVTGNPQPSVQWKKDGQWLQGDDLHLKPMANGTLYIANVQEMDMGFYSCVAKSSIGEATWSGRLKIREDWGVSPGPPTEPSTPPGPPSQPVVTEITRNSITLSWKPNPQTGAAVTSYVIEAFSQAAGNTWRTVADSVQLETHTVSGLQPNTIYLFLVRAVGSWGLSEPSPVSEPVRTQDSSPSRPVEDPWRGQQGLAEVVVRMQEPIVLGPRTLQVSWTVDGPVQLVQGFRVYWRVVGPDGGSWTMLDLQSPSQQSTVLRGLPPGAQIQIKVQAQGQEGLGAESLSVTRSIPEEAPSGPPQGVAVALGGDGNSSITVSWEPPLPSQQNGVITEYQIWCLGNESRFHLNRSAAGRARSAMLRGLVPGLLYRILVAAATSAGVGVASAPVLVQLPSPPDLEPELEVGAGLAERLARVLRKPAFLAGSGAACGALLLGLCAVLYRRRKQRKELSHYTASFAYTPAVSFPHSEGLSGGSSRPPMGLGPAPYPWLADSWPHPSRSPSTQEPRGSCCPSNPDPEDRYYNEAGISLYLAQTARGTAAPGEGPVYSTIDPAGEELQTFHGGFPQHPSGDPGPWSQYAPPEWSQGDSGARGGKVKLLGKPVQMPSLNWPEALPPPPPSCELSCLEGPEEELEGSSEQEEWCPPMPERSHLTEPSSNGGCLIIPSRRETPSPTPSYGQQSTATLTPSPPDPPQPPTDMPHLHQMPRRVPLGPTSPLSVSQPTLGNHEGRPAGSGAGPAASSHLSPSPAPSTASSAPGRTWQGHGEMTPPLQVPRTRIRKKPKALPYRRENSPGDLPPPPLPPPEEEASWALGLRAAGSMSSLERERSGERRVVPAVPLAAQRGPHPDEEAWLLYSRPSFLSRGQGTSTCSTAGSNSSRGSSSSRGSRGPGRSRSRSRSQNQRPGQKHREEPR comes from the exons GGTCAAGGGTGGAACCGGAGGACGCTATGCCCCGCATTGTGGAGCAGCCGCCAGATCTGCTGGTCTCTCGAGGCGAGCCCGCCACGTTACCATGCCGCGCAGAGGGCCGGCCCCGACCCAACATTGAGTGGTATAAGAACGGAGCGCGTGTGGCAACTGTGCACGAGGACCCGCGCGCGCACCGTCTGCTGCTGCCTAGCGGCGCCCTCTTCTTCCCGCGCATCGTGCACGGGCGCCGCGCGCGGCCGGACGAAGGTATCTACACTTGCGTGGCTCGCAACTACCTGGGGGCAGCAGCGAGCAGAAACGCCTCGCTGGAAGTGGCAG TCCTCCGCGATGATTTCCGGCAGTCTCCTGGGAacgtggtggtggcagtgggggaGCCAGCAGTACTGGAATGCGTGCCGCCTCGCGGCCACCCGGAGCCTTCCGTGTCCTGGAGGAAGGACCGTGCAAGACtcaaggaagaggagggaaggatcACG ATCCGTGGAGGGAAGCTGATGATGTCACATACACTCAAGAGCGATGCAGGGATGTATGTGTGCGTGGCCTCCAACATGGCAGGAGAACGGGAGAGTGCACCAGCTGAAGTCGTGGTACTGG AGCGTCCCTCATTCCTGCGCAGACCAGTGAATCAGGTGGTCCTGGCTGATGCGCCTGTGAATTTCCTATGTGAGGTGAAGGGGGATCCCCCACCTCGTCTAAGCTGGCGCAAGGAGGATGGGGAACTGCCCACAGGCAG GTATGAGATCCGGAGTGACCACAGCCTTTGGATTGGGCATGTGAGTGCCGAAGATGAGGGAACGTACACCTGTGTGGCGGAGAACAGTGTGGGCCGCGCTGAAGCATCTGGCTCCCTCAGTGTTCACG TCCCACCCCAGTTGGTGACCCAGCCCCAGGACCAGATAGCAGCTCCTGGAGACAGCGTGGCTTTCCAGTGCGAGACCAAAGGAAACCCCCCACCTGCCATCTTCTGGCAGAAGGAGGGGAGTCAG gtcCTGCTTTTCCCCAGTCAATCACTTCAGCCTACGGGGCGCTTCTCAGTTTCTCCAAGAGGCCAACTTAACATCACTGCGGTGCAGCGTGGGGACGCGGGGTACTACGTGTGCCAGGCTGTCAGTGTGGCTGGCAGCATCTTGGCCAAGGCCCTGCTGGAGGTAAAAGGAG cctccttggATGGGCTGCCTCCTGTCATCCTCCAGGGACCAGCCAATCAGACGCTGGTGCTTGGCTCCTCTGTGTGGCTACCATGCAGAGTGACTGGTAACCCTCAACCTAGTGTCCAATGGAAGAAGGATGGGCAGTGGTTGCAGGGGGATGACCTCCACTTAAAGCCAATGGCCAACGGTACCCTGTACATCGCCAACGTGCAG GAGATGGACATGGGCTTCTACAGCTGTGTGGCCAAGAGTTCCATAGGGGAAGCCACATGGAGTGGCAGGCTTAAGATTCGGG AAGATTGGGGAGTATCACCAGGCCCCCCTACAGAACCCAGTACCCCTCCGGGGCCTCCCTCTCAGCCAGTGGTCACTGAGATCACCAGGAACAGCATTACACTGAGCTGGAAGCCCAACCCACAGACTGGGGCTGCAGTCACGTCCTATGTGATAGAGGCCTTCAG CCAAGCAGCTGGCAACACATGGCGTACTGTGGCAGATAGTGTGCAGCTGGAGACACACACAGTCAGCGGTCTGCAGCCCAATACCATCTACCTGTTTCTGGTTCGAGCAGTGGGATCCTGGGGCCTCAGTGAGCCCAGCCCTGTCTCTGAGCCTGTTCGTACACAGG ACAGCAGCCCCTCTAGGCCAGTGGAGGACCCATGGAGAGGCCAGCAGGGACTGGCTGAAGTGGTTGTGCGCATGCAGGAGCCCATAGTCCTGGGACCCCGAACCCTGCAGGTGTCCTGGACT GTGGATGGCCCAGTCCAGCTGGTGCAAGGTTTCCGGGTGTATTGGAGGGTAGTGGGCCCTGACGGAGGAAGCTGGACAATGCTGGACCTACAGTCTCCAAGCCAACAAAGTACTGTGCTAAGAGGACTTCCTCCAGGGGCCCAAATCCAGATCAAGGTGCAAGCCCAAggccaggaggggctgggggccgaAAGCCTCTCTGTGACCAGGAGCATTCCTGAGGAGG CCCCCAGTGGCCCCCCCCAGGGAGTGGCGGTGGCCTTGGGGGGTGATGGCAACAGCAGTATTACTGTGTCCTGGGAacctccactcccctcccagcAAAATGGGGTCATCACGGAATACCAG ATCTGgtgcctgggcaatgagagccgCTTCCACCTCAATCGGTCTGCAGCAGGCCGGGCACGCTCCGCGATGCTCCGAGGACTGGTGCCTGGTCTCCTCTATCGAATCCTCGTAGCTGCCGCCACCAGCGCTGGCGTGGGCGTGGCCAGTGCCCCGGTGCTGGTGCAGCTGC CGTCACCCCCGGACCTGGAGCCCGAGCTGGAGGTGGGCGCGGGGCTGGCGGAGCGGCTGGCGAGGGTGCTGCGGAAGCCCGCTTTCCTTGCGGGCAGTGGCGCCGCCTGCGGGGCGCTGCTGCTAGGGCTCTGCGCCGTCCTCTACCGGCGCCGGAAACAGCGCAAAGAGCTAAGCCACTACACGG CCTCTTTTGCCTACACACCGGCAG TGTCCTTCCCGCACTCAGAGGGACTCTCTGGAGGCAGTTCGAG GCCACCCATGGGCCTTGGCCCCGCCCCCTACCCATGGCTGGCAGATTCGTGGCCCCACCCATCTCGAAGCCCCTCGACCCAGGAACCCAGAGGAAGCTGCTGCCCCAGCAATCCTGACCCGGAAGACAGATATTACAATG AAGCAGGAATCTCTCTGTATCTGGCTCAGACCGCCCGGGGCACGGCCGCCCCTGGAGAGGGTCCTGTCTACAGTACCATTGACCCAGCAGGGGAGGAGCTGCAGACCTTCCACGGGGGCTTCCCTCAACATCCCTCCGGGGATCCGGGACCCTGGAGCCAGTACGCTCCTCCAGAGTGGAGCCAGGGGGACAGTG GAGCCAGGGGAGGCAAAGTGAAGCTTCTGGGGAAACCTGTGCAGATGCCTTCTCTGAACTGGCCAgaagccctgcccccacctcccccttcctgTGAACTGAGCTGCCTAGAGGGACctgaggaggagctggagggcaG TTCAGAGCAAGAGGAGTGGTGCCCACCAATGCCTGAGAGAAGCCACCTGACGGAGCCCAGCTCTAATGGAGGGTGCCTGATCATTCCATCCCGAAGGGAAACTCCCTCTCCCACACCCTCCTATGGACAGCAGTCCACAGCTACTCTTACCCCCTCGCCTCCtgaccctccccagccccccactgACATGCCCCATCTCCATCAGATGCCCAG GAGGGTGCCCCTTGGGCCAACTTCCCCTCTCAGTGTATCCCAGCCCACGCTGGGGAACCATGAAGGGAGGCCTGCTGGCTCAGGTGCTGGCCCTGCAGCCTCGTCTCacctcagccccagccctgcccctagCACAGCCAGCAGTGCCCCAG GCAGAACCTGGCAGGGGCATGGGGAGATGACTCCCCCACTTCAAGTACCTCGTACTCGAATCCGGAAGAAACCCAAGGCTCTTCCCTACAGGAGGGAGAACAGTCCTGGGG ACTTGCCCCCACCACCCTTGCCACCGCCAGAGGAAGAGGCAAGCTGGGCCCTAGGGCTGAGGGCAGCAGGCAGCATGTCCTCCCTGGAGCGGGAGCGCAGTGGGGAGAGGAGAGTGGTGCCAGCAGTGCCCCTGGCGGCCCAGCGGGGGCCCCACCCAGATG AAGAGGCCTGGCTCCTATATAGCAGACCAAGCTTCCTGTCCCGAGGCCAGGGCACCAGCACTTGTTCCACTGCCGGCAGCAACTCTTCCAGGGGCTCCAGCAGCTCTAGGGGCTCCCGGGGCCCTGGCCGGAGCCGGAGTCGGAGCCGGAGCCAGAACCAAAGGCCCGGACAGAAACACCGAGAG GAGCCAAGATGA
- the ROBO3 gene encoding roundabout homolog 3 isoform X3 has translation MLRYLLKTLLQINLFADSLAGDISNSSELLLGFNSSVAALNHTLLPPGDPLNGSRVEPEDAMPRIVEQPPDLLVSRGEPATLPCRAEGRPRPNIEWYKNGARVATVHEDPRAHRLLLPSGALFFPRIVHGRRARPDEGIYTCVARNYLGAAASRNASLEVAVLRDDFRQSPGNVVVAVGEPAVLECVPPRGHPEPSVSWRKDRARLKEEEGRITIRGGKLMMSHTLKSDAGMYVCVASNMAGERESAPAEVVVLERPSFLRRPVNQVVLADAPVNFLCEVKGDPPPRLSWRKEDGELPTGRYEIRSDHSLWIGHVSAEDEGTYTCVAENSVGRAEASGSLSVHVPPQLVTQPQDQIAAPGDSVAFQCETKGNPPPAIFWQKEGSQVLLFPSQSLQPTGRFSVSPRGQLNITAVQRGDAGYYVCQAVSVAGSILAKALLEVKGASLDGLPPVILQGPANQTLVLGSSVWLPCRVTGNPQPSVQWKKDGQWLQGDDLHLKPMANGTLYIANVQEMDMGFYSCVAKSSIGEATWSGRLKIREDWGVSPGPPTEPSTPPGPPSQPVVTEITRNSITLSWKPNPQTGAAVTSYVIEAFSQAAGNTWRTVADSVQLETHTVSGLQPNTIYLFLVRAVGSWGLSEPSPVSEPVRTQDSSPSRPVEDPWRGQQGLAEVVVRMQEPIVLGPRTLQVSWTVDGPVQLVQGFRVYWRVVGPDGGSWTMLDLQSPSQQSTVLRGLPPGAQIQIKVQAQGQEGLGAESLSVTRSIPEEAPSGPPQGVAVALGGDGNSSITVSWEPPLPSQQNGVITEYQIWCLGNESRFHLNRSAAGRARSAMLRGLVPGLLYRILVAAATSAGVGVASAPVLVQLPSPPDLEPELEVGAGLAERLARVLRKPAFLAGSGAACGALLLGLCAVLYRRRKQRKELSHYTASFAYTPAVSFPHSEGLSGGSSRPPMGLGPAPYPWLADSWPHPSRSPSTQEPRGSCCPSNPDPEDRYYNEAGISLYLAQTARGTAAPGEGPVYSTIDPAGEELQTFHGGFPQHPSGDPGPWSQYAPPEWSQGDSGARGGKVKLLGKPVQMPSLNWPEALPPPPPSCELSCLEGPEEELEGSSEQEEWCPPMPERSHLTEPSSNGGCLIIPSRRETPSPTPSYGQQSTATLTPSPPDPPQPPTDMPHLHQMPRRVPLGPTSPLSVSQPTLGNHEGRPAGSGAGPAASSHLSPSPAPSTASSAPGRTWQGHGEMTPPLQVPRTRIRKKPKALPYRRENSPGEEAWLLYSRPSFLSRGQGTSTCSTAGSNSSRGSSSSRGSRGPGRSRSRSRSQNQRPGQKHREEPR, from the exons GGTCAAGGGTGGAACCGGAGGACGCTATGCCCCGCATTGTGGAGCAGCCGCCAGATCTGCTGGTCTCTCGAGGCGAGCCCGCCACGTTACCATGCCGCGCAGAGGGCCGGCCCCGACCCAACATTGAGTGGTATAAGAACGGAGCGCGTGTGGCAACTGTGCACGAGGACCCGCGCGCGCACCGTCTGCTGCTGCCTAGCGGCGCCCTCTTCTTCCCGCGCATCGTGCACGGGCGCCGCGCGCGGCCGGACGAAGGTATCTACACTTGCGTGGCTCGCAACTACCTGGGGGCAGCAGCGAGCAGAAACGCCTCGCTGGAAGTGGCAG TCCTCCGCGATGATTTCCGGCAGTCTCCTGGGAacgtggtggtggcagtgggggaGCCAGCAGTACTGGAATGCGTGCCGCCTCGCGGCCACCCGGAGCCTTCCGTGTCCTGGAGGAAGGACCGTGCAAGACtcaaggaagaggagggaaggatcACG ATCCGTGGAGGGAAGCTGATGATGTCACATACACTCAAGAGCGATGCAGGGATGTATGTGTGCGTGGCCTCCAACATGGCAGGAGAACGGGAGAGTGCACCAGCTGAAGTCGTGGTACTGG AGCGTCCCTCATTCCTGCGCAGACCAGTGAATCAGGTGGTCCTGGCTGATGCGCCTGTGAATTTCCTATGTGAGGTGAAGGGGGATCCCCCACCTCGTCTAAGCTGGCGCAAGGAGGATGGGGAACTGCCCACAGGCAG GTATGAGATCCGGAGTGACCACAGCCTTTGGATTGGGCATGTGAGTGCCGAAGATGAGGGAACGTACACCTGTGTGGCGGAGAACAGTGTGGGCCGCGCTGAAGCATCTGGCTCCCTCAGTGTTCACG TCCCACCCCAGTTGGTGACCCAGCCCCAGGACCAGATAGCAGCTCCTGGAGACAGCGTGGCTTTCCAGTGCGAGACCAAAGGAAACCCCCCACCTGCCATCTTCTGGCAGAAGGAGGGGAGTCAG gtcCTGCTTTTCCCCAGTCAATCACTTCAGCCTACGGGGCGCTTCTCAGTTTCTCCAAGAGGCCAACTTAACATCACTGCGGTGCAGCGTGGGGACGCGGGGTACTACGTGTGCCAGGCTGTCAGTGTGGCTGGCAGCATCTTGGCCAAGGCCCTGCTGGAGGTAAAAGGAG cctccttggATGGGCTGCCTCCTGTCATCCTCCAGGGACCAGCCAATCAGACGCTGGTGCTTGGCTCCTCTGTGTGGCTACCATGCAGAGTGACTGGTAACCCTCAACCTAGTGTCCAATGGAAGAAGGATGGGCAGTGGTTGCAGGGGGATGACCTCCACTTAAAGCCAATGGCCAACGGTACCCTGTACATCGCCAACGTGCAG GAGATGGACATGGGCTTCTACAGCTGTGTGGCCAAGAGTTCCATAGGGGAAGCCACATGGAGTGGCAGGCTTAAGATTCGGG AAGATTGGGGAGTATCACCAGGCCCCCCTACAGAACCCAGTACCCCTCCGGGGCCTCCCTCTCAGCCAGTGGTCACTGAGATCACCAGGAACAGCATTACACTGAGCTGGAAGCCCAACCCACAGACTGGGGCTGCAGTCACGTCCTATGTGATAGAGGCCTTCAG CCAAGCAGCTGGCAACACATGGCGTACTGTGGCAGATAGTGTGCAGCTGGAGACACACACAGTCAGCGGTCTGCAGCCCAATACCATCTACCTGTTTCTGGTTCGAGCAGTGGGATCCTGGGGCCTCAGTGAGCCCAGCCCTGTCTCTGAGCCTGTTCGTACACAGG ACAGCAGCCCCTCTAGGCCAGTGGAGGACCCATGGAGAGGCCAGCAGGGACTGGCTGAAGTGGTTGTGCGCATGCAGGAGCCCATAGTCCTGGGACCCCGAACCCTGCAGGTGTCCTGGACT GTGGATGGCCCAGTCCAGCTGGTGCAAGGTTTCCGGGTGTATTGGAGGGTAGTGGGCCCTGACGGAGGAAGCTGGACAATGCTGGACCTACAGTCTCCAAGCCAACAAAGTACTGTGCTAAGAGGACTTCCTCCAGGGGCCCAAATCCAGATCAAGGTGCAAGCCCAAggccaggaggggctgggggccgaAAGCCTCTCTGTGACCAGGAGCATTCCTGAGGAGG CCCCCAGTGGCCCCCCCCAGGGAGTGGCGGTGGCCTTGGGGGGTGATGGCAACAGCAGTATTACTGTGTCCTGGGAacctccactcccctcccagcAAAATGGGGTCATCACGGAATACCAG ATCTGgtgcctgggcaatgagagccgCTTCCACCTCAATCGGTCTGCAGCAGGCCGGGCACGCTCCGCGATGCTCCGAGGACTGGTGCCTGGTCTCCTCTATCGAATCCTCGTAGCTGCCGCCACCAGCGCTGGCGTGGGCGTGGCCAGTGCCCCGGTGCTGGTGCAGCTGC CGTCACCCCCGGACCTGGAGCCCGAGCTGGAGGTGGGCGCGGGGCTGGCGGAGCGGCTGGCGAGGGTGCTGCGGAAGCCCGCTTTCCTTGCGGGCAGTGGCGCCGCCTGCGGGGCGCTGCTGCTAGGGCTCTGCGCCGTCCTCTACCGGCGCCGGAAACAGCGCAAAGAGCTAAGCCACTACACGG CCTCTTTTGCCTACACACCGGCAG TGTCCTTCCCGCACTCAGAGGGACTCTCTGGAGGCAGTTCGAG GCCACCCATGGGCCTTGGCCCCGCCCCCTACCCATGGCTGGCAGATTCGTGGCCCCACCCATCTCGAAGCCCCTCGACCCAGGAACCCAGAGGAAGCTGCTGCCCCAGCAATCCTGACCCGGAAGACAGATATTACAATG AAGCAGGAATCTCTCTGTATCTGGCTCAGACCGCCCGGGGCACGGCCGCCCCTGGAGAGGGTCCTGTCTACAGTACCATTGACCCAGCAGGGGAGGAGCTGCAGACCTTCCACGGGGGCTTCCCTCAACATCCCTCCGGGGATCCGGGACCCTGGAGCCAGTACGCTCCTCCAGAGTGGAGCCAGGGGGACAGTG GAGCCAGGGGAGGCAAAGTGAAGCTTCTGGGGAAACCTGTGCAGATGCCTTCTCTGAACTGGCCAgaagccctgcccccacctcccccttcctgTGAACTGAGCTGCCTAGAGGGACctgaggaggagctggagggcaG TTCAGAGCAAGAGGAGTGGTGCCCACCAATGCCTGAGAGAAGCCACCTGACGGAGCCCAGCTCTAATGGAGGGTGCCTGATCATTCCATCCCGAAGGGAAACTCCCTCTCCCACACCCTCCTATGGACAGCAGTCCACAGCTACTCTTACCCCCTCGCCTCCtgaccctccccagccccccactgACATGCCCCATCTCCATCAGATGCCCAG GAGGGTGCCCCTTGGGCCAACTTCCCCTCTCAGTGTATCCCAGCCCACGCTGGGGAACCATGAAGGGAGGCCTGCTGGCTCAGGTGCTGGCCCTGCAGCCTCGTCTCacctcagccccagccctgcccctagCACAGCCAGCAGTGCCCCAG GCAGAACCTGGCAGGGGCATGGGGAGATGACTCCCCCACTTCAAGTACCTCGTACTCGAATCCGGAAGAAACCCAAGGCTCTTCCCTACAGGAGGGAGAACAGTCCTGGGG AAGAGGCCTGGCTCCTATATAGCAGACCAAGCTTCCTGTCCCGAGGCCAGGGCACCAGCACTTGTTCCACTGCCGGCAGCAACTCTTCCAGGGGCTCCAGCAGCTCTAGGGGCTCCCGGGGCCCTGGCCGGAGCCGGAGTCGGAGCCGGAGCCAGAACCAAAGGCCCGGACAGAAACACCGAGAG GAGCCAAGATGA